ATATTATTCTATCCCCCTGAATTAATGTTCAGTTTCTACTTTCCACCAGTTACATAGAAGATCATCGCCGCCCTTGTGGCATCCTAAAACGAGGGGAAGTACTTGCTCAAGCCATAAGGAAGAGCATAGAACTCCTCGCTCCTGGCGTCATACCGGTAGGACTTGAACTTCTCCCACCAATGCCAGCCCCTGTCCCTCCTCACATTAGCCTCCCAGTAGAGGTGGGTGCAGTCCAGGAGGTAGGCGATTATGACAGCCACCGTCGCCGGCGAGGAGAAGATCACATTGACCATCACATTGAACTGCAACGTGAAGGGGGAGAGAGTGATCAGAGTGTGAAGAATGAAGGAATTTGCTTCTCACACTCACGTTGTGTGCTTACCGCGACTGAATGGGTGTGAACTGGTCCAAAGCCGAAGAACATCTCGTACACCAGGAAGTACTGTGGGATAGACAGTCCCAGGAACAAGGAGATGCTGAGTATGAACTTTGTTCTAAGGGTGTTGAGGTTGCAGTACTGAAGGAGGCAGAGGCCTGCACCAGCTGTCTCAAGAAGAAAGCAAGTTCAGGGCAAGAAATATGTTATGAAAACTCCAGAGTATGATGGGGGTAAAACTAATGTGGATAGGACCGTAAGGATCACCTGAATAAGCAAAGAGAACACAGTACAGTGCAGAAAAAAGTGGCAATGGAATAGATGCAAGAAGTGCCCCAAATTTCCCTGTTAATTGATTAGCCATATCAGTCAGGTGAAATCACTAACATTGAAATGGTGAATATTGACAGTGCTAAAATTTTCAGATAGTGAGAAAGCCTACCAAACAATGAGAAGAAAATCATGAACAATGCTGCGATCTTTATAACTCGTCGACTTCCAACTCGCGTCAACGCCAACAGACCTGCATTCTCACTTTCGAAGCAACAAGACCGGTTACCTCAGAAATTTCACTTTGAACTGGCTTGCTAAAGAGGTTTTGAGCAGATAAGAGTAGAGTGCGTTACACTGAAGCTGCTGTGCCTGTCAATGTACCACACAAGCCATCCAGTATGATGGATATGCCCTGATGTTTTGGAAGTTGCATTCCGGTTAGTGAAATTCTTGTAAAGGATTGTCAGAAAAACTCAACATTTTTTGCTTCTTATTTGATTACCTCCCAGCCAATTCCACGAGAGAAAACTGAAGGAGGGCAGAATGTTGCCCCCGCGTATCGTGACACCGCAATTAAGGTGCCGGTGGACTGAAAGAGAAAGGTGCTGATCAGAGTAAAAACGGGGCATTTTCAGTATACACCTAGTGCTGTACTGAGTACAGTATTGAGATGCCAAGATAATGGTCTGCCTTAGAAGAATTAAAAACATTGTTGATTGAATATACAATGTGTGAGTTTCATTTCTTTCTGAGGATCATATTTGCTTATGTAGAACTATTTGGATGCTGTTGTGGTCCTTTTGGAGTTTTACTCATCTTCCCCTATTACACTTAAAAACGAACTTCTTCATTGCATAAGCAATAACTTGAGAACACAAATCACAGACCTCAATCATTGATGCAAAAGAAGCAGCCATCATGGCGAAACAATCTTGGAAGCAGAAAATCGGATAACCCCACTGAAACGGATAGGGAAACCTAACCCTGCTCGAAACAGAAGTGCAGAACATGCCATGTATCATCAGCTTGATCAGATCAGAGCAACCCGGTGCAAAATTGAAAAGTGAACAGAACGCATCAACAATCTATGCACTGATGGAGCATGAAGCATTAGCAATTAGCCTACCAAGGTGAGCCCTGGATGATCCCGGATCGATCGGTGCGGCAGCTAAACTGCGTCACGGGGCCCCTCTCGTTGAAGGCGCCGGCCGCCGTCAGTATCTCAGCGTAGATCCACACGATCACGACCGTCACCAGCACGGCGCACCGGCCGAACACGAAGCTCCCTTTTGCGAAGAAATGGGCGGCGTACTGCAGGGCAAGAAGACGTTCAGTATTTCATAGCGAACAGGGTATGGCTGTCAGCTGCTGCACAGTGGGCAGTGATAGCACCACACGGTGCTCATGCTGTTCTTGATTGCTGTTACCTCTGCGAAGAGCACCAGAAGAACAAGGGCGGGAAGACCCACTTCGATGCATTTAGCAACCTGCAGGCAGGGGGAGGTACAAGGAACTAGATAGATTAGCAAGCTGCACTGGccaataagaagaagaagaggttacTCTGCGCTGCCACGAGCTCACCCCGGGGAAGGCGAAGTAGAAGAGGCCCAGCCCCGAGAGCGTCACGAATGGCACCGCCGCGAGGGGGCTCAGGAACCTGACATGGACGGCACAGCGTCAGTGCAAGAGCAAGAACAGGGACGGCATAAAGAGGGATGGGTGAGGACGGAGAACCTTATGAAGACTCTCCATATGCCGAAGAAGCCGATGACGGCCTGGAAGACGCCGGCGATGATGAGCGCGCCCTGAAGAGACCTCATCGTGTACACAAATCTCTAAAGAAAATTGACCGGGTCGGTTGCTCTTGCACCATCAGCTGATCACACAGAGAAAACAGAAGAGCATGGATGTGCAGTACGGACCTCCAATGGGTCGATAAAGAGTGCGTATCGCGGGCTGAGGATGATGGCGACGGCCGGGTAGATGTAGGTGTAGGAGCCACCCATCACGGCGGGGAGCCGCGTGCCGAAGTGGACCTGCAGGAGCGTGTTGATCCCGGCAAGGAAGAGGATAGTCTGGATCACGATCGCCTTCTCCTCCTGCACTCACGCGGACTCGTCAGTGGGCGTCCAGGGCAGCGCAGCGTGGCAAACGGAAGGGAAAGATAGAGAGGAGTCGAGCTCACGTGGCCGCCGCCCATGAGGGGCACGATGATGGTGGCGATGAGGACGGTGGTGCCGAGCATGACCAGGTAGTGCTGGAAGCCCACGAACACCGTCGTGACTGCACCAGGGCAAGAAGAGAGAAGCAAAAGGTCAGAGCTCACGCGCGCTATTATCAGCAGCAGTGCGCGGAGGTGGGTGATAAACTGATAATCAAATGGTAACAGTAACGGACGCCATGGTGGGGGGCTGGTGATGCAGTAGTCGAGGCCGCCGAA
The nucleotide sequence above comes from Phragmites australis chromosome 4, lpPhrAust1.1, whole genome shotgun sequence. Encoded proteins:
- the LOC133915677 gene encoding nucleobase-ascorbate transporter LPE1, producing MSPVKAEDLVPFPVKEQFGGLDYCITSPPPWLTTVFVGFQHYLVMLGTTVLIATIIVPLMGGGHEEKAIVIQTILFLAGINTLLQVHFGTRLPAVMGGSYTYIYPAVAIILSPRYALFIDPLERFVYTMRSLQGALIIAGVFQAVIGFFGIWRVFIRFLSPLAAVPFVTLSGLGLFYFAFPGVAKCIEVGLPALVLLVLFAEYAAHFFAKGSFVFGRCAVLVTVVIVWIYAEILTAAGAFNERGPVTQFSCRTDRSGIIQGSPWVRFPYPFQWGYPIFCFQDCFAMMAASFASMIESTGTLIAVSRYAGATFCPPSVFSRGIGWEGISIILDGLCGTLTGTAASVENAGLLALTRVGSRRVIKIAALFMIFFSLFGKFGALLASIPLPLFSALYCVLFAYSAGAGLCLLQYCNLNTLRTKFILSISLFLGLSIPQYFLVYEMFFGFGPVHTHSVAFNVMVNVIFSSPATVAVIIAYLLDCTHLYWEANVRRDRGWHWWEKFKSYRYDARSEEFYALPYGLSKYFPSF